A genomic window from Kamptonema formosum PCC 6407 includes:
- a CDS encoding tyrosine-type recombinase/integrase: MTLKIDRHGQASVLTPGEIELLFNDGFLTDRDRTLFGVCLFSACRIAEACSLLTRDVYAPNSRVRPELIIRKANTKGKLGTRTIPVIEDLRSLLGAWQPHAGVTYLFPGRHRAHHWRHLHPEAASRILREATERVGMEGFSTHSFRRTALTQMSNAGIPLRVIQKLSGHRSLAVLQEYLEVSDSQVRGAASALSALGYVRKYPFSDAQLELSTLPSLRDKEDVKEPGYCEHPPASWE, from the coding sequence ATGACTTTGAAGATTGACAGGCACGGTCAAGCCTCGGTGTTGACCCCAGGTGAAATTGAGTTGCTATTTAACGATGGGTTCCTAACCGATCGCGATCGCACCTTATTCGGCGTGTGTCTATTTTCAGCTTGCCGCATTGCCGAAGCCTGTTCGCTGCTGACCAGGGATGTCTACGCCCCCAATAGCCGGGTTAGACCTGAGCTAATCATCCGCAAAGCCAACACCAAAGGCAAACTCGGAACCCGCACCATCCCCGTCATCGAAGACCTGCGATCGCTCCTGGGAGCTTGGCAACCACACGCCGGGGTAACTTATTTATTCCCAGGCCGCCATAGAGCGCATCACTGGCGACACCTGCACCCAGAAGCCGCCAGCCGCATCTTGAGGGAAGCCACCGAACGGGTAGGCATGGAAGGATTTAGTACCCACAGCTTCCGCCGCACTGCCTTAACCCAAATGAGCAACGCTGGCATCCCCTTGCGAGTAATTCAAAAACTCAGCGGCCATCGTTCGCTTGCCGTCCTGCAAGAATATCTAGAAGTTTCAGACTCCCAAGTTCGGGGTGCAGCGTCCGCGCTTTCGGCTCTGGGATACGTCAGAAAATATCCGTTTTCTGACGCACAGCTAGAACTCTCTACCCTGCCGTCGCTTAGGGACAAAGAGGATGTGAAAGAGCCGGGTTATTGCGAACACCCCCCTGCTAGTTGGGAATAG